The Hevea brasiliensis isolate MT/VB/25A 57/8 chromosome 1, ASM3005281v1, whole genome shotgun sequence genome has a window encoding:
- the LOC110671458 gene encoding proline-rich receptor-like protein kinase PERK2, protein MGIPSSLPTNPNPSPSPSLPQSPPPQTPLLPQSPPPQSPPLPPGQTPTLIPPTPLSPQTEPQNETPIFDTQSPEPMPEPAPTQTKSKGKTKKAAGRPKKTPVGKRKRAPSVPFDLNSPPQPSSEPVNKRTRSSSQIPPPAVETPVSQSPLNSPAAPASSANDIKEVISPLPWAFRNMDMKNAYDSLVSKPILANKYMDEQILKELGIFDSVFAYLDAISWTKFARIREPVTRI, encoded by the coding sequence ATGGGCATTCCATCATCTCTAcccacaaaccctaaccccagtcccAGTCCGTCGCTCCCTCAGTCACCACCACCACAAACGCCGCTACTACCTCAATCACCACCGCCTCAATCGCCACCACTACCTCCAGGCCAAACACCAACTCTCATTCCGCCGACCCCCCTCTCGCCACAAACTGAGCCGCAAAATGAGACACCCATTTTCGACACTCAGTCCCCAGAACCAATGCCTGAACCTGCGCCTACTCAAACGAAGTCTAAAGGTAAAACTAAAAAGGCTGCAGGTAGACCCAAGAAAACCCCTGTTGGAAAACGAAAAAGAGCACCCTCTGTTCCCTTCGACTTAAACTCTCCACCTCAACCTTCCTCTGAACCAGTCAACAAAAGGACTAGGTCCTCCTCGCAAATACCACCACCTGCGGTCGAAACCCCTGTATCTCAGTCACCCTTAAACTCTCCAGCAGCACCTGCGTCATCTGCCAATGATATAAaggaggtaatttctccattaccttgggcatTTAGAAacatggatatgaaaaatgcttATGACAGTTTAGTTTCTAAACCTATTTTGGCaaacaaatatatggatgagcagattttaaaAGAGCTAGGCATTTTTGACTCTGTATTTGCCTATTTAGATGCTATCAGCTGGACTAAGTTTGCTAGGATTAGGGAACCAGTTACAAGGATTTGA
- the LOC131183822 gene encoding anther-specific proline-rich protein APG-like, whose protein sequence is MGIPFSLPTNPNPSPSPSLPQSPPPQTPPLPQSPPPQSPPLPPSQIPPLIPPTPLSPQTEPQNETPILDTHSPEPVPEPAPTQTKTKGKTKRAAGRPKETPVGKRKRVPSVPFDLNSPPQPSSEPVSKRTRSSLQTPAPVVQTPVPQSPLHSLAPASSTDNIEEGTSVQGFDPGISEFLKAEFQTNSA, encoded by the exons ATGGGTATTCCATTTTCATTAcccacaaaccctaaccccagccccAGTCCGTCGCTCCCTCAGTCACCGCCACCACAAACGCCGCCATTACCTCAATCGCCACCACCTCAGTCACCACCACTACCCCCAAGCCAAATACCACCTCTCATTCCGCCGACTCCCCTCTCGCCGCAAACCGAACCGCAAAATGAAACACCAATTCTCGACACCCATTCCCCAGAACCAGTGCCTGAGCCTGCACCTACTCAAACGAAAACCAAAGGCAAAACTAAAAGGGCTGCAGGTAGACCCAAGGAAACCCCTGTCGGAAAACGGAAACGAGTACCCTCTGTTCCTTTCGACCTAAATTCTCCACCTCAGCCGTCCTCTGAACCAGTCAGCAAAAGGACCAGGTCTTCCTTGCAAACTCCAGCCCCAGTGGTCCAAACACCAGTACCTCAGTCTCCCTTACACTCTCTAGCACCTGCGTCATCTACCGATAATATAgaggag ggaaccagtgtacaaggatttGACCCTGGAATTTCTGAGTTCCTTAAGGCTGAGTTTCAAACCAACAGTGCCTGA